A genomic stretch from Oscillospiraceae bacterium includes:
- a CDS encoding HAD family phosphatase — MLKNIKGAIFDMDGTLVDSLMLWDILWEKFGIRFLNRKGFRPLEADDKFVRTKTLKDGMEHIHSVYNIGNSGEELFEIANQMMIDFYSNEVELKNGASELLEYFYDKGVKMCIASATDISLINMAVEHLKIGKYFNDILSCTQIGKGKEHPDIYLKALELLGTPMEETYVFEDSHVAVDTADKIGMKTVGIFDKYNYGQEEIRKISTVYIAQGETMKKLIDNI; from the coding sequence ATGTTAAAAAATATCAAAGGCGCAATATTTGACATGGATGGTACATTGGTCGATTCTTTGATGCTGTGGGATATTTTATGGGAGAAATTCGGAATACGGTTTTTGAACCGTAAAGGCTTTCGTCCTTTGGAAGCGGACGATAAATTTGTCAGAACAAAGACCTTGAAGGACGGTATGGAGCACATTCATTCTGTTTACAATATAGGAAACAGCGGTGAAGAATTGTTTGAAATCGCCAATCAAATGATGATTGACTTTTATTCAAATGAGGTTGAGTTAAAAAACGGCGCGTCGGAGCTTCTGGAATATTTTTACGACAAAGGGGTAAAAATGTGCATAGCGTCGGCAACAGATATATCACTTATAAATATGGCGGTTGAACATTTGAAAATCGGAAAGTATTTTAATGATATCCTTTCCTGCACACAAATCGGAAAGGGCAAAGAGCATCCGGATATATACCTGAAGGCGCTGGAGCTGCTGGGTACTCCCATGGAAGAAACGTATGTGTTTGAGGATTCACACGTTGCAGTTGATACGGCGGATAAAATCGGAATGAAAACAGTAGGCATTTTCGATAAATATAATTACGGCCAGGAAGAAATCAGGAAAATTTCAACTGTATATATTGCGCAGGGCGAGACAATGAAAAAGCTCATTGACAATATTTAA
- a CDS encoding C_GCAxxG_C_C family protein: MNKCEKAVENHKKGYNCAQAVACVFADELGCGEDELFRLTEAFGGGMGGTQGICGAVSAMVLAAGKMKSFGTEKLPETNKKASYQAARGLMESFAQKVGSALCSEIKGNRLCTCDGCIEQAVKILEEFIEKTKADVKP, translated from the coding sequence ATGAATAAATGCGAAAAAGCGGTGGAAAACCATAAAAAGGGATATAATTGCGCCCAGGCAGTGGCGTGTGTGTTTGCGGACGAATTGGGATGCGGCGAAGATGAGCTGTTCAGACTTACGGAAGCCTTTGGCGGCGGCATGGGCGGTACCCAGGGGATATGCGGTGCCGTGAGTGCCATGGTGCTTGCGGCGGGAAAAATGAAAAGCTTCGGAACGGAAAAACTGCCCGAAACCAACAAAAAAGCGAGCTACCAAGCCGCACGCGGGCTTATGGAAAGCTTTGCTCAAAAAGTAGGCTCGGCTTTGTGCAGTGAAATAAAGGGGAATCGGCTTTGCACATGCGACGGATGCATAGAGCAGGCAGTTAAGATATTGGAAGAGTTTATTGAAAAAACAAAGGCGGATGTGAAACCTTAG
- a CDS encoding chromate transporter — translation MIYLDLFLGFLKVGLFAFGGAYGAIPLIRDVVLSYGWLSDEALSYMIAVSESTPGPIMVNLATYVGSTEAGFLGALVATLAVVLPSFIIILLITALLKNAFKNKYVQAVLRGLKPGVIGIVLAMGVYMLVKNCLMEDTFKMNLRSIVITAVLGIVAVLYKYFSKKKMSPIIMIVISSLLGMLVYAI, via the coding sequence ATGATTTATCTTGATTTGTTTTTAGGCTTTTTAAAGGTAGGCTTATTTGCTTTCGGTGGAGCATACGGTGCTATTCCTTTAATCAGAGATGTGGTTTTGTCTTATGGTTGGTTAAGCGATGAAGCTCTTTCTTATATGATTGCGGTAAGTGAAAGCACACCCGGACCGATTATGGTAAATCTTGCAACTTATGTAGGAAGTACCGAGGCAGGGTTTCTCGGAGCGTTAGTCGCAACACTTGCCGTTGTTTTGCCATCGTTTATAATAATACTCCTGATAACTGCACTGTTAAAAAATGCGTTTAAAAATAAATATGTACAGGCAGTCTTAAGAGGTTTAAAACCCGGTGTAATCGGGATAGTTCTTGCTATGGGTGTATATATGCTAGTGAAGAATTGCCTGATGGAAGATACATTTAAAATGAATTTGAGGTCAATTGTTATTACTGCAGTTTTAGGGATTGTGGCGGTTTTATACAAATATTTTTCGAAGAAGAAAATGTCGCCTATAATAATGATTGTCATATCTTCACTGTTGGGTATGCTCGTATATGCTATATGA
- a CDS encoding EamA/RhaT family transporter: protein MKIFKSPRVLITLSMAIFGTLAPFVRNVGLSSGEIALYRAVTAIMLIGAFLAVTGKGLPIQNIARRIPLLVLSGVAMGFNWILLFEAYKYTTVSVATLSYYFAPVIVTVVSPFLFREKLTFRQAICFIMSTLGIVLITGLGGNSPAPNHLLGILFGLGAAVLYAAVVLINKFISGITGIHRTFMQFVAAAVVLAPYVALTSGFNLPQNGFIGWASLVTVGIVHTGITYCMYFSALGGLTGQKAAILSYIDPLVAVIISVTLLGEPLTLPQAVGGALILGFTLYNELSEK, encoded by the coding sequence ATGAAAATTTTTAAAAGTCCGCGTGTTCTCATAACGCTTTCCATGGCAATCTTCGGCACACTGGCACCTTTTGTGCGTAATGTGGGGCTTTCATCGGGTGAAATTGCGCTGTACCGTGCGGTTACCGCCATAATGCTCATCGGTGCTTTCCTTGCCGTCACGGGAAAGGGTCTGCCCATACAAAATATCGCAAGGCGCATCCCTCTGCTGGTGCTTTCGGGTGTTGCCATGGGCTTTAACTGGATACTGCTTTTTGAGGCATACAAATACACCACCGTTTCTGTTGCAACTCTCAGCTACTATTTCGCTCCTGTTATTGTCACGGTGGTAAGCCCGTTCCTGTTCCGCGAAAAATTGACTTTTCGCCAGGCGATATGCTTCATCATGTCCACACTGGGTATAGTTCTCATAACGGGTCTCGGCGGCAATTCCCCTGCTCCCAACCATCTTTTGGGCATACTTTTCGGATTGGGCGCAGCGGTCTTATATGCGGCGGTCGTTCTTATCAATAAGTTCATTTCCGGCATTACGGGAATACACCGAACCTTTATGCAGTTTGTTGCCGCCGCAGTTGTTCTTGCTCCTTATGTAGCCCTGACAAGCGGATTCAACCTGCCGCAAAACGGATTTATCGGCTGGGCAAGTCTTGTGACTGTGGGCATTGTCCACACGGGCATTACTTACTGTATGTATTTTTCGGCGCTGGGCGGTCTGACGGGTCAGAAAGCCGCTATCTTAAGCTATATCGACCCTCTTGTCGCCGTTATTATATCGGTCACCCTTCTGGGAGAACCGCTCACCCTCCCCCAGGCCGTCGGCGGTGCGCTGATACTGGGCTTTACACTGTACAACGAACTGTCGGAGAAGTAA
- a CDS encoding sugar phosphate isomerase/epimerase has protein sequence MKRKIGISTFSLQSLYGNENVFEIAKKVGADCVDFNLHSDEFDCEKPGSIYSKTDDEIIEYFSGLKRKAEQSGIEIAMTHGRMTTFKNIPEWDNRVIKNARIDCLATSALGAPVCVMHGVSNCNFPKDTDPELLRQLNFDLFVNILPFARQYGVKIATETLGDAPNHGCCCLFGCTDEFIKTYNRICEEGGFGDCFVTCMDTGHTNKAMRFDDNPSPGDAIRRIGKSISVLHLHDNNGLTDQHKIPLTGSIDWKDVFDALDEIGYNGVYNMEVSLNCFGKGIETETAEYAVKVMRNFLNSRYK, from the coding sequence ATGAAAAGAAAAATCGGAATTTCAACATTTTCCTTGCAAAGCCTTTACGGGAACGAAAATGTGTTTGAAATTGCAAAGAAAGTCGGTGCTGATTGTGTGGATTTTAATTTGCACTCGGATGAGTTTGACTGCGAGAAACCGGGGTCAATATATAGTAAAACCGATGATGAAATAATTGAATATTTTTCGGGCCTTAAACGAAAAGCGGAGCAGTCGGGAATTGAAATTGCAATGACTCACGGCAGAATGACAACCTTTAAAAATATACCCGAGTGGGATAACAGGGTAATAAAAAATGCACGTATTGACTGTCTTGCGACAAGTGCTCTGGGGGCGCCTGTATGCGTTATGCACGGTGTTTCAAATTGTAATTTCCCCAAGGATACGGATCCGGAATTATTGCGTCAGCTTAATTTTGATTTGTTTGTGAATATCCTGCCTTTTGCCAGACAGTATGGGGTGAAAATTGCGACGGAAACCCTCGGAGATGCGCCAAATCACGGTTGCTGTTGCCTTTTTGGCTGTACGGATGAATTTATAAAAACATATAACAGGATTTGCGAGGAAGGCGGATTCGGGGACTGCTTTGTGACCTGTATGGATACAGGTCATACCAATAAGGCCATGCGTTTTGATGATAATCCTTCGCCGGGAGATGCAATACGTCGGATCGGAAAAAGCATAAGCGTTTTGCATTTACACGATAATAATGGCTTGACAGACCAGCATAAAATCCCCCTTACCGGTTCTATCGACTGGAAAGATGTGTTTGACGCGCTTGATGAAATCGGCTATAACGGCGTATATAATATGGAAGTGTCTCTCAACTGCTTCGGAAAAGGCATCGAAACGGAAACAGCGGAGTATGCCGTGAAGGTTATGAGGAACTTTTTAAATTCAAGATATAAATAA
- a CDS encoding winged helix-turn-helix transcriptional regulator translates to MGINETLKAISDPARRDILQMLKSGKKSAGEIAESFNLTAATVSYHLAKLKKADLITERKYKNFIYYELNTSVFEEVLTWIYALGGKEK, encoded by the coding sequence ATGGGAATAAACGAAACACTCAAGGCAATTTCCGACCCCGCAAGGCGTGATATACTGCAAATGCTGAAAAGCGGTAAAAAATCCGCCGGTGAAATTGCGGAAAGCTTTAATCTCACCGCCGCCACGGTGTCATATCATCTGGCAAAGCTGAAAAAAGCTGACCTTATTACGGAAAGAAAATACAAAAACTTCATATACTATGAGCTGAACACTTCCGTTTTTGAAGAAGTGCTCACCTGGATTTATGCGCTGGGAGGTAAAGAAAAATGA
- a CDS encoding YeiH family putative sulfate export transporter — protein MKALKRTLKIIPGLAVSLLIALAAKTIESILPIHIVGASVIALFMGMIINHFWRPECLKPGTKFASKKVLKFAIILLGASLSVGVILSVGKLSLMVMVFTLLTCFGGGYFIGRALKLNWKLSNLISAGTGICGGSAIAAIAPVIDAEDSDIAYAMSATFLFDMAMIVLFPIMGQMLGLSDMAYGLWAGTAVNDTSSVVAAGYAFSEGAGDFATMVKLTRTLAIIPTVLVFSVVSLKLKRKEMADASYKKVNILSLFPWFILGFLALAAVNSMGLIPANVSSAAKDISKFLMVTALAAIGLNTSFKDMKKAGINPMIHGFIISVLVVIVAILVEWCMGLV, from the coding sequence ATGAAAGCATTGAAAAGAACGTTAAAGATAATACCCGGCTTAGCAGTATCTCTGTTAATCGCTTTGGCGGCGAAAACAATAGAAAGCATTCTGCCGATACATATTGTAGGTGCATCGGTTATTGCATTATTTATGGGAATGATAATTAATCATTTTTGGAGACCGGAATGTTTGAAGCCGGGAACAAAGTTTGCTTCAAAGAAAGTGTTGAAATTCGCCATTATCCTTCTTGGCGCTTCTCTGAGCGTCGGGGTTATTCTTTCTGTGGGAAAATTATCATTGATGGTGATGGTTTTCACCCTGTTGACCTGCTTTGGCGGAGGTTACTTTATAGGCAGGGCTTTGAAGCTGAACTGGAAGCTTTCAAATCTTATTTCGGCGGGAACGGGTATCTGCGGCGGTTCTGCCATTGCAGCCATTGCGCCCGTCATAGATGCGGAGGATTCGGATATTGCCTATGCAATGTCGGCAACCTTTTTGTTTGATATGGCAATGATTGTACTGTTCCCGATTATGGGACAAATGCTCGGGCTGAGTGATATGGCATACGGCTTGTGGGCGGGTACGGCAGTAAATGATACATCAAGCGTAGTTGCCGCGGGATATGCTTTCAGCGAAGGCGCGGGCGATTTTGCCACTATGGTTAAGCTGACAAGGACATTAGCCATAATTCCGACGGTTTTGGTGTTTTCTGTTGTAAGTCTGAAGTTAAAGAGAAAAGAAATGGCTGACGCTTCATACAAGAAAGTCAATATTTTAAGCCTCTTCCCTTGGTTTATTTTGGGATTTTTGGCTTTGGCGGCGGTAAACAGTATGGGGCTGATACCTGCAAATGTTTCATCGGCTGCCAAGGACATAAGTAAGTTTTTGATGGTTACTGCACTTGCGGCGATAGGCTTGAACACAAGCTTTAAGGATATGAAAAAAGCCGGAATAAATCCAATGATTCACGGATTTATAATATCTGTACTTGTGGTTATTGTTGCTATTTTGGTTGAGTGGTGTATGGGATTGGTTTAA
- a CDS encoding DUF1648 domain-containing protein, with amino-acid sequence MKFVKWKILIITAVICLLPVFLGLSLWENLPDTMAIHFDINNNPDNFASKGFVVFGLPVLMALMQTFCCIVTDLNAQKHGSRKKFEAAAKWIIPVMFVFLQTITLGYGLGHDIDIRKCAVTIVSVIFIVLGNYMPKLDYVKNYNIDTQKARKINRFMGFSMVIMGILFLITIFFPPIFSVIALILLIPYILLTVIYSIAVIRKK; translated from the coding sequence ATGAAATTTGTAAAATGGAAAATTCTTATTATAACTGCCGTTATCTGCCTTTTGCCCGTTTTTTTGGGGCTTTCGCTGTGGGAAAATCTTCCCGACACCATGGCAATACACTTTGACATCAACAACAATCCCGACAATTTTGCTTCAAAGGGCTTTGTGGTGTTCGGACTGCCCGTTTTAATGGCGCTTATGCAGACCTTTTGCTGTATTGTTACCGACCTTAACGCCCAAAAACACGGCAGTCGGAAAAAATTTGAAGCGGCAGCAAAATGGATAATTCCCGTAATGTTCGTATTTTTGCAGACTATCACGCTGGGCTACGGGCTGGGACATGATATTGACATAAGAAAATGCGCCGTTACCATAGTCAGTGTCATATTTATTGTACTGGGCAACTATATGCCTAAGCTGGACTACGTAAAGAATTACAATATCGATACCCAAAAGGCGCGCAAAATCAATCGGTTTATGGGATTTTCAATGGTAATAATGGGCATTTTGTTCCTCATAACCATCTTTTTTCCACCGATTTTTTCGGTCATTGCACTTATTTTATTAATTCCGTACATTTTGCTTACCGTCATTTACTCCATTGCGGTAATACGAAAAAAATAA